A stretch of Triticum aestivum cultivar Chinese Spring chromosome 1D, IWGSC CS RefSeq v2.1, whole genome shotgun sequence DNA encodes these proteins:
- the LOC123166951 gene encoding uncharacterized protein, whose product MAAAGDPLQGQAHPGQACWPPSRVTASAVTTAASSSPEAAAPLKADLRHVSDLSISSLQQFGSRHFDSTRYCVPLRCSGCTHEFDLDKPPVLQEVADFFSGHGIEDFTFSKGRLSKWRCQAKLAVRGTPEKPLIGLYQEGTHTVQDILDCRGRIGGTATSDGMKPGHGNPLQHSRPRRRSVLWGSRSTCSSRGRRSTPSPTTTSSSTSSTT is encoded by the exons ATGGCGGCCGCGGGAGATCCTCTCCAAGGTCAAGCACATCCAGGCCAAGCCTGCTGGCCGCCCTCGCGGGTGACTGCCTCCGCGGTGACGACGGCGGCCTCGTCGTCCCCGGAGGCCGCGGCACCCCTCAAGGCCGACCTCCGCCACGTGAGTGATCTGTCGATCTCGTCTCTCCAACAGTTCGGTTCTCGCCACTTCGATTCAACAAGATACTGTGTACCACTTCG GTGTTCCGGATGCACGCACGAGTTCGACCTGGACAAGCCGCCGGTGCTGCAGGAGGTGGCGGATTTCTTCAGTGGCCACGGAATCGAGGACTTCACCTTCAGCAAGGGCAGGCTG TCAAAATGGCGTTGCCAGGCAAAGCTAGCGGTACGCGGAACACCAGAGAAACCACTGATTGGCCTGTATCAGGAAGGGACACATACTGTTCAAGATATTCTCGATTGCAGAG GTAGGATAGGAGGAACAGCGACAAGTGACGGGATGAAGCCCGGCCATGGAAACCCACTACAGCATTCAAGACCTCGACGGCGGTCGGTGCTATG GGGATCCCGATCAACATGCAGTTCCCGGGGCCGCAGATCGACGCCGTCACCAAcgacaacatcgtcatcaacatcttcaacaacctGA